From one Actinomyces sp. Marseille-P3109 genomic stretch:
- the casA gene encoding type I-E CRISPR-associated protein Cse1/CasA translates to MTQRFNLLDESWIRVTRLDGTPDEVSLLTLFREATDITGIHGEIASQDVAILRLLLAICHRAMDGPEDLDTWREYWEEPERLGRDASAYLERYRERFDLRDPDRPFFQVAGIHAASGKTSGLESLIVDVPNGNPFFTTRMAQGLESISWAEAARWLVHVHAFDPSGIRTGAVGDPLVKGGKGYPIGPGWTGQIGTVTVTGESLERTLLLNTAVCENLPDLVDVDPEQDLAPWEHENEGPAGSHDLEPTGPVSCYTWQTRRVLLHGDDAGVTGLFLGNGDKATPQNRYLVEPMTAWRYSEPQTKKFKTPVYMPRKLPTDRAFWRGLSTVVAQLSPKVTVKGASAVTRYRSPGVVSFYQELMRRRIVPVGGLVPLRAVGIEYGAQEAVVTELVDDVLPLPAGLLNPENTRLLAVVRDAMEETEQVASALRNLAGNLDRARGGSPDTASAAREHAGAAFYQVIDERFPRWLASLDEADPIRARDQWRRLLRSEAWGQQEALASAVPDTAFAGRGEGKGRMDVGKALFFFRRALNVAVPAPAQQDSSAENNKNEERTPA, encoded by the coding sequence ATGACGCAGCGTTTCAATCTTCTCGACGAGTCCTGGATCCGGGTAACCAGGCTCGACGGCACGCCCGATGAGGTCTCCCTCCTCACCCTGTTCCGGGAGGCGACGGACATCACTGGGATCCATGGCGAGATCGCCAGCCAGGACGTGGCCATCCTGCGCCTGCTGCTGGCCATCTGCCACCGCGCCATGGATGGGCCGGAGGACCTGGACACCTGGAGGGAGTACTGGGAGGAGCCCGAGCGCCTGGGGCGGGACGCCAGTGCCTACCTGGAGCGTTACCGGGAGCGCTTTGACCTGCGCGACCCGGACCGTCCCTTCTTCCAGGTTGCGGGTATCCACGCGGCATCAGGCAAGACTTCGGGGCTGGAGTCCCTCATCGTGGACGTCCCCAACGGCAATCCCTTCTTCACGACCCGTATGGCTCAAGGATTGGAGTCCATCAGCTGGGCGGAGGCGGCCAGATGGCTGGTGCACGTTCATGCCTTCGACCCGTCCGGTATCCGCACCGGAGCCGTCGGAGACCCTTTGGTCAAGGGAGGAAAGGGGTACCCAATCGGCCCTGGGTGGACAGGGCAGATCGGCACCGTGACCGTGACGGGCGAAAGCCTGGAGCGGACGCTGCTCCTCAATACCGCCGTCTGCGAGAACCTCCCTGATCTGGTTGACGTCGATCCGGAGCAGGATCTTGCTCCGTGGGAGCACGAGAATGAAGGTCCGGCGGGTTCCCACGACCTGGAACCTACGGGACCTGTTTCCTGCTATACGTGGCAGACGCGCCGCGTGTTGCTGCACGGTGATGATGCGGGAGTCACCGGTCTTTTCCTCGGCAACGGAGATAAGGCAACACCTCAGAACCGGTATCTGGTGGAACCGATGACCGCATGGCGCTACTCCGAGCCTCAGACCAAGAAGTTCAAAACGCCCGTCTACATGCCGCGCAAGTTGCCGACAGACCGGGCATTTTGGCGGGGGCTGTCAACCGTTGTGGCTCAGTTGAGTCCGAAGGTCACGGTTAAAGGTGCAAGTGCAGTGACGCGATACCGCTCTCCCGGTGTCGTCTCCTTCTATCAGGAGCTCATGCGCCGCAGAATCGTGCCTGTAGGCGGCCTCGTTCCTTTACGCGCCGTCGGCATCGAGTACGGAGCCCAGGAGGCGGTCGTCACCGAGCTCGTTGACGACGTCCTCCCCCTGCCCGCTGGCCTACTCAACCCCGAGAACACGAGACTGCTCGCCGTTGTGCGCGATGCCATGGAGGAGACGGAGCAGGTCGCCTCCGCACTGCGGAACCTGGCCGGGAACCTGGACCGCGCTCGCGGTGGGAGCCCGGATACGGCGTCGGCTGCGCGTGAGCACGCCGGCGCCGCCTTCTACCAGGTCATTGATGAGCGTTTCCCCCGATGGCTCGCCTCCCTGGACGAAGCGGACCCGATCAGGGCTCGCGACCAGTGGCGCAGGCTGCTGCGCTCCGAGGCATGGGGACAGCAGGAAGCGCTGGCATCCGCCGTGCCTGATACCGCCTTCGCCGGGCGTGGAGAGGGAAAGGGGCGGATGGACGTCGGCAAGGCGTTGTTCTTCTTCCGCCGTGCTCTGAACGTGGCCGTACCAGCACCTGCACAGCAAGACAGCAGCGCTGAGAACAATAAGAATGAAGAAAGGACACCGGCATGA
- a CDS encoding CRISPR-associated helicase/endonuclease Cas3, which produces MTLSAQVRSVWAKFGYDPESHHWLPLWLHLLDAAAVAEHLARHWLAPTTRELIEREFAGSESGLTSVEEFCLLASWIAGVHDIGKCTPAFSVQAPGLDDRMKEVGLLHEPVDRLERRKVPHALAGHVILESWLMGEHGWDYEPAVALASVVGAHHGIPPTTAAITTDYYGHEHLLGEDEAWSATRHELLELVTRRTGAAALLPRWARHRWSQPFLVELSGLLIVSDWIASTEAYFPLLSLEDDGARLLAPDAHALRAATGLSRLEIPAPWRPRDEGSAPDCMLTSRFNLPDGARATDVQVCTLQAARTMDLPGMLIVQESTGGGKTEAAFMAAEVLAARTRRSGILFALPTQATTDAMFSRELDWLGNIEEAYADEGAPSEFAAQLLHGRSRLNKEAQLLRRRGYEIRDRLLGSLDDSTGETPRPIGIGWDEEEARTGRAADSEDGRRADLAILAWFSGRKKSMLSDFVVTTVDHLLFGAMRSPHLAMRHLGLSRKVVIVDEVHSYSTYMNVYLDRVLTWLAAYGVPVVLLSATLSEARCSAMVDAYRRGLRLAAGKRVRRRPSPDNVHTPFPCLVAAGEDRTEIVPTASGRRSTVRIRRLTKDALTPLLEEALVDGGCALVVRNTVRRAQETYERLREHFGEDVSLNHARFTIGDRLAKDKDLLNRFGPPRKAGKRPCRAIVVATQVVEQSLDVDFDLLVTDLAPIDLVLQRMGRLHRHQRRRPPLLAEPVCYIDWLPSTSSPEPSLEPGAKAIYGEQDMLMSAAALNRVVDGPGVVTVPDDVHDLIEAVYGPDAPVPPSWREAVDRAREKYATSNRAKHEAAQGFLLNEPERRGKSASLIDWLHVTASDNEERGRAQVRDGEDSLEVILLDLCRVGGQEELRTLPSAPEAPGAMIPTDRAPDKKIARAMALSAVRLPPRLSNPRRIDEVIDELEKCVVPAWQDDPQLRGQLFLLLEEGRAQLADTVLEYSPSTGLKEVQSE; this is translated from the coding sequence GTGACGCTCTCGGCGCAAGTCCGATCCGTATGGGCCAAATTCGGCTACGACCCTGAGAGTCATCATTGGCTGCCGCTCTGGCTGCACCTACTCGACGCCGCGGCGGTGGCCGAGCACCTCGCCAGACACTGGCTGGCACCTACCACTCGTGAGCTCATCGAGCGCGAGTTCGCGGGCTCCGAGTCTGGGCTGACCTCGGTGGAGGAGTTCTGCCTGCTCGCCTCTTGGATCGCCGGTGTCCACGACATTGGCAAGTGCACCCCGGCCTTCTCCGTCCAGGCCCCGGGCCTCGACGACCGCATGAAGGAGGTGGGGCTGCTCCACGAGCCGGTTGATCGACTCGAGCGGCGCAAGGTTCCGCATGCCCTGGCGGGGCACGTGATCCTGGAGAGCTGGCTCATGGGCGAGCACGGTTGGGACTATGAACCGGCAGTGGCCCTGGCCTCGGTTGTCGGAGCTCACCACGGCATTCCGCCTACGACGGCGGCTATCACCACCGACTACTACGGGCATGAGCACCTCCTCGGTGAGGATGAGGCGTGGAGCGCGACCCGCCACGAGCTCCTCGAACTCGTGACACGACGCACCGGTGCCGCGGCTCTTCTCCCTCGCTGGGCGCGTCACCGATGGTCCCAGCCTTTCCTCGTGGAGCTCTCGGGGCTGCTCATCGTCTCGGACTGGATCGCCTCGACCGAAGCCTATTTCCCGCTGCTGTCCCTCGAGGACGATGGTGCGCGCCTGCTCGCGCCCGATGCCCATGCCCTTCGTGCGGCCACCGGTCTGTCGCGTCTGGAGATCCCCGCGCCATGGCGTCCCCGCGACGAGGGCTCCGCCCCCGACTGTATGCTCACCAGCCGTTTCAACCTGCCCGACGGTGCCCGCGCCACCGACGTCCAGGTGTGCACACTGCAGGCTGCCCGCACCATGGACCTGCCGGGAATGCTCATCGTCCAGGAGTCCACGGGAGGAGGGAAGACCGAGGCGGCTTTCATGGCCGCCGAGGTGCTCGCCGCCCGCACTCGCCGCTCCGGAATCCTCTTCGCCCTACCCACCCAGGCGACGACGGACGCCATGTTCTCCCGCGAGCTCGACTGGCTGGGGAACATTGAGGAGGCCTACGCCGACGAGGGGGCGCCGTCGGAGTTCGCCGCTCAGCTCCTGCACGGACGGTCTCGACTCAACAAGGAGGCGCAGCTTCTGCGACGCCGCGGTTACGAGATCCGCGACCGGCTCCTTGGATCGCTTGACGACTCGACCGGCGAGACCCCACGCCCTATCGGGATCGGATGGGATGAGGAAGAGGCTCGAACGGGCCGTGCCGCAGACTCCGAGGATGGCCGCAGAGCCGACCTGGCGATCCTGGCCTGGTTCAGCGGGCGCAAGAAGTCGATGCTGTCGGACTTCGTCGTCACCACCGTGGACCACCTGCTGTTCGGGGCAATGCGTTCCCCGCACCTGGCCATGCGACACCTGGGACTGTCCCGCAAGGTCGTCATTGTCGACGAGGTGCACTCCTACTCCACGTACATGAACGTCTACCTGGACCGGGTCCTGACCTGGCTCGCAGCCTACGGGGTGCCGGTGGTGCTCCTGTCGGCCACACTGTCCGAGGCCCGATGCTCCGCCATGGTCGACGCCTACCGACGGGGCCTGCGCCTGGCAGCGGGTAAGCGCGTCCGCCGGCGTCCCTCCCCGGACAACGTACACACTCCCTTCCCCTGCCTGGTCGCTGCTGGTGAGGATCGCACCGAGATCGTCCCGACCGCGTCGGGACGACGCAGCACAGTCCGGATCAGACGGCTCACGAAGGATGCTCTGACCCCGCTCTTGGAGGAGGCCCTCGTCGACGGCGGCTGCGCGCTAGTGGTCCGCAATACGGTACGGCGCGCCCAGGAGACCTATGAGCGGCTGCGCGAGCACTTCGGCGAGGACGTCAGTCTCAACCATGCCCGGTTCACGATCGGCGACCGGCTCGCCAAGGACAAGGATCTTCTCAACCGCTTCGGTCCTCCGCGCAAGGCTGGAAAGCGCCCGTGCAGAGCCATCGTCGTCGCCACCCAGGTCGTCGAGCAGTCCCTCGACGTAGACTTCGATCTGCTCGTCACCGACCTCGCTCCCATCGACCTGGTCCTCCAGCGCATGGGACGCCTGCACCGTCACCAGCGGCGACGACCGCCCCTACTTGCCGAGCCCGTCTGCTACATCGACTGGCTGCCGTCGACATCGTCCCCCGAGCCCTCGTTGGAACCGGGGGCCAAGGCGATTTACGGCGAGCAGGACATGCTCATGAGCGCGGCCGCACTGAACCGGGTGGTCGACGGCCCCGGCGTCGTCACGGTTCCCGACGATGTCCACGACCTCATCGAGGCCGTCTACGGTCCCGATGCCCCAGTACCGCCGTCGTGGAGGGAAGCTGTTGACCGAGCTCGAGAGAAATACGCGACGAGCAACCGTGCGAAACATGAGGCCGCTCAGGGATTCCTTCTGAATGAGCCCGAGCGGAGAGGGAAGAGTGCCTCCCTGATCGACTGGCTGCACGTGACGGCCTCCGACAACGAGGAGAGGGGACGCGCCCAGGTCCGCGACGGCGAGGACTCCCTGGAGGTCATCCTCCTGGACCTGTGCCGGGTAGGCGGCCAGGAGGAGCTGCGCACCCTGCCATCCGCACCGGAGGCTCCAGGAGCCATGATCCCCACAGACCGTGCCCCGGACAAGAAGATCGCCCGCGCCATGGCCCTGTCCGCCGTGAGGTTGCCTCCGCGCCTGAGCAATCCGCGCCGGATCGACGAGGTTATCGATGAGCTGGAGAAATGCGTCGTACCCGCTTGGCAGGATGATCCGCAGCTCCGAGGACAGTTGTTCCTTCTTCTGGAGGAGGGCCGGGCGCAGCTGGCCGACACCGTACTCGAGTACTCCCCATCCACCGGACTCAAGGAGGTCCAATCAGAATGA